A window from Cyanobacteria bacterium FACHB-DQ100 encodes these proteins:
- a CDS encoding HEAT repeat domain-containing protein, with protein sequence MMSFSLQQISQHLESTSSRDRMIALANLREVPAEDAVPLIKKVLNDESLQIRSMAVFALGIKQTDECFPILLNILETEKDYGIRADAAGALGYLEDIRAFEPLVRAFYEDTDWLVRFSAAVALGNLKDSRAREVLLQALDSEEVVVQQAAIAALGEIKAVDTVDAILRFAQSEDWLVRQRLAEALGNLPSEKSHSALRYLEKDNNSNVAESARLALKRLSESEAV encoded by the coding sequence ATTATGAGTTTCAGCCTACAGCAGATTTCCCAACACCTCGAAAGCACCTCCAGTCGCGATCGCATGATTGCTTTAGCGAACCTGCGAGAAGTCCCTGCAGAAGATGCCGTACCGCTGATCAAAAAGGTGCTGAACGACGAGAGTTTACAAATTCGATCGATGGCAGTCTTTGCGCTGGGAATTAAGCAAACTGACGAATGCTTTCCAATCTTGCTTAATATTCTTGAAACCGAGAAAGATTATGGCATTCGCGCAGACGCCGCAGGTGCTTTAGGATATCTCGAAGATATCAGAGCCTTCGAGCCGTTAGTGCGTGCCTTTTATGAGGATACAGATTGGCTGGTGCGCTTTAGTGCGGCGGTGGCGCTGGGAAACCTGAAAGATTCACGAGCGCGGGAAGTGCTCTTGCAGGCATTAGACAGCGAAGAAGTAGTGGTACAACAAGCTGCGATCGCGGCGTTGGGAGAAATTAAAGCCGTCGATACCGTCGATGCGATCCTGCGATTCGCCCAGTCCGAAGATTGGCTTGTGCGGCAGCGGCTTGCAGAAGCATTAGGCAACCTGCCGAGCGAAAAGAGCCATTCTGCTCTGCGCTATTTGGAGAAAGACAATAATTCCAACGTGGCAGAATCGGCGCGGCTTGCCTTAAAGCGGTTGAGCGAGTCTGAAGCGGTTTAA